One Drosophila santomea strain STO CAGO 1482 chromosome X, Prin_Dsan_1.1, whole genome shotgun sequence DNA segment encodes these proteins:
- the LOC122756543 gene encoding uncharacterized protein LOC122756543 — protein sequence MFMQEIWLQNLGWDDKLPTEMSQRWQSFLDEYSDLNQIRVPRWIWYQPEVIIEHHGFCDASQRAYGAAIYIRVEMGQKILTRLLTAKTRVAPVKTVSLPRLELCGAVLLTEMVTAILPHMPSASSDIRCWTDSTIVLAWLRKPACNWTTFVANRVAKITQATPVDCWAHVRSEQNSADLASRGVSLHELAENHLWWHGPEWLQGPRELWPAQSDTLPVTELEQRAVKVHFVKAPSIDFLERFSKLDKALRVLVYVQRFLKRCRKGSFLPNSRPTSEEIREAERTLTSIAQRRAYGQELQHLTEKKPLPVSSPLVNLFPFIHQHGLLRACGRLTASKTLQYDERHPIILPYDCRLSRLIVQFTHQITLQGGSQLIVRLIRSKYWIPKIKNLVKAVVNPSRRGCPQRVHSDNGKTFVGAATLISRDFLRATKESVTDAYSHQGLVWRFIPPGAPHMGGLWEAGVKSFKTLFLKSTSARKYTFEELATLLAKIEACLNSRPLSPMSEDPSDLLALTPGHFLIGGPLLSTAEPEIKGEAKSIINRWQHLKAQHQQFSARNLQADDMVVVKEDNLPPNEWRLGRIVSAFPGADDRIRVVEIRTSRGTIKRPVHKVILLPMEDKESSVPRD from the exons atgttcatgcaggagatttggttGCAGAACTTAGGCTGGGACGATAAGCTTCCCACTGAAATGAGTCAGCGGTGGCAATCGTTTTTAGACGAGTATTCCGACCTCAACCAGATCCGCGTTCCGAGATGGATCTGGTACCAGCCTGAGGTAATCATAGAGCACCACGGTTTCTGTGACGCGTCTCAGAGAGCCTATGGAGCGGCTATATACATCCGCGTCGAGATGGGGCAAAAGATCCTGACTCGCCTGCTTACAGCCAAAACACGAGTGGCCCCGGTAAAAACCGTCTCCCTTCCTCGGCTAGAGCTCTGTGGTGCCGTGCTGTTAACCGAAATGGTGACAGCAATCCTTCCGCACATGCCCTCCGCCAGTTCAGATATCCGCTGCTGGACAGATTCCACAATCGTCTTAGCCTGGCTACGAAAGCCTGCGTGCAACtggaccacatttgtggcCAACAGAGTTGCCAAGATCACGCAGGCGACGCCAGTCGACTGTTGGGCACACGTTCGCTCAGAACAAAACTCCGCCGATCTAGCCAGTCGAGGCGTATCCCTACATGAATTGGCAGAAAACCATctctggtggcacggaccagAGTGGCTGCAAGGGCCACGAGAGCTATGGCCAGCACAAAGCGACACTCTTCCAGTGACAGAGCTAGAACAGCGCGCGgtcaaagtgcattttgtcaAGGCCCCGTCCATCGACTTTCTCGAACGTTTCTCCAAATTGGACAAGGCCCTGCGAGTTCTGGTCTATGTTCAACGCTTCCTTAAACGCTGCCGCAAAGGTTCGTTCTTGCCCAATTCACGCCCTACAAGTGAAGAGATCCGGGAGGCAGAACGAACTCTGACCTCCATTGCGCAGCGCAGAGCATATGGCCAAGAGCTTCAGCATTTGACCGAGAAAAAGCCTCTTCCAGTGTCAAGTCCTTTGGTGAATTTGTTCCCGTTCATTCACCAACACGGCCTTTtaagggcgtgcggccgtctCACTGCCTCCAAAACCCTGCAATATGATGAACGTCATCCGATTATTCTCCCCTATGACTGTAGACTGTCGCGTCTCATCGTCCAATTTACCCACCAGATTACTCTTCAGGGCGGTAGTCAATTGATCGTACGCCTGATCCGATCGAAGTATTGGAttcctaaaatcaagaatctGGTGAAGGCTGTGGTCAATCCGT CAAGGCGCGGTTGTCCTCAGCGGGTCCATTCGGATAATGGTAAGACCTTTGTGGGGGCGGCAACTTTGATTTCCAGGGACTTTCTCCGAGCTACCAAAGAGTCCGTGACTGATGCATATAGCCATCAGGGACTCGTATGGCGGTTCATCCCACCAGGGGCTCCACATATGGGGGGTTTGTGGGAAGCAGGGGTGAAAAGCTTCAAAACCCTGTTCCTTAAATCAACGTCAGCCCGCAAATACACATTTGAGGAGCTGGCGACGCTTCTCGCTAAGATTGAGGCTTGCCTCAACTCTAGACCCCTCTCCCCTATGTCCGAAGATCCCTcagatttgctggccctcACACCAGGCCATTTCCTTATTGGAGGGCCGTTGCTTTCCACGGCGGAACCCGAGATAAAGGGCGAAGCCAAGTCGATAATAAATCGATGGCAACACCTCAAGGCACAACATCAGCAGTTTAGTGCACg GAACCTCCAAGCCGACGATATGGTAGTTGTCAAGGAGGACAATCTACCACCGAACGAatggcggctcggcagaatcgtttctgcctttccaggagccgacgACCGCATTCGAGTCGTTGAGATCCGTACGTCTCGCGGCACCATAAAACGCCCTGTCCACAAGGTTATTCTTCTACCGATGGAGGACAAAGAGTCCTCCGTTCCTAGGGATTAG
- the LOC122756542 gene encoding uncharacterized protein LOC122756542 → MTEVSDVLVQPSEVNKYEHLKEIIIKRFTESPDRQLQRALMELDLGDKKPSQLLRQMTTLADGRASADALRVRWLSQLSQHVQRSLKLLRSATLEAQAALADDLMEEESGSFVMAAGPSSAQFRGNTREYPPAAGTSVVDDLKRDIAAIKASLTRLQNMQLSSHSCPADRNEQQLRAPRVCFYHAKFGPNARKCSSPCAWVPQQGN, encoded by the coding sequence ATGACTGAAGTATCTGATGTTCTGGTGCAACCCTCGGAAGTCAACAAATACGAGCACCTGAAGGAGATTATCATCAAGCGCTTTACGGAATCACCGGACAGACAGTTGCAGCGCGCTTTGATGGAGCTTGACCTTGGGGACAAGAAGCCCTCGCAGCTCCTTCGGCAAATGACAACTCTTGCTGATGGTCGCGCGTCTGCAGACGCCTTGCGAGTCCGCTGGCTCTCTCAGCTATCGCAGCACGTACAACGGAGTTTGAAGCTCCTACGCTCAGCAACTTTGGAAGCGCAAGCTGCACTCGCTGACGATCTCATGGAAGAGGAATCGGGTTCTTTTGTCATGGCTGCTGGGCCCTCCTCGGCACAATTCAGAGGCAACACCCGCGAATACCCGCCGGCAGCTGGCACAAGTGTCGTGGACGACTTGAAACGCGACATCGCTGCCATCAAGGCCTCTTTAACTCGTCTCCAGAACATGCAGCTTTCCAGCCATTCTTGCCCAGCCGATCGCAACGAGCAGCAACTCCGAGCACCACGTGTCTGCTTTTATCATGCCAAATTCGGACCAAATGCACGAAAATGCTCCTCGCCCTGTGCCTGGGTGCCACAGCAGGGAAACTAA
- the LOC122756544 gene encoding uncharacterized protein LOC122756544 → MPLEGDKKKTPAPGKEQKFNPQSPLSTRGKPAPKSVSPRVKTATSTPKAKVLPSTSSKTTPRIVISRPVTRASSESSLSRKSESPSAVGTDFLRVTRSTTKKMASSEQPTPATAALHKFIAVSDRVSLFEAKINTPDQASPSLHTLQVRLQQVRALWDKVEREYETCSDLMAQEGSLDTVSILQAKYDYCYSVYESCAAQIGETIDKATAQVAQAPSQPLISSGCRLPPCDTEVFDGDYLRWPTFRDLFTAIYVNNPRLTPVEKLFHLLTKTSGEAKAIVAKSPLANDGFASAWEALRDRFQNKRLLVNSQLKLLFNLSSISQESGHALKELQSTIQGCLTALAHSQVSTENWDCLLVFLCASKLPKQTLSLWEQSLTAKSEIPAWEEMNAFLSERYRTLEAIEDMKPTQAVPKRLQSFETKVSTKQKGCDLCSKENHPVRLCPRFLQMSVDSRSGYIKKKQLCLNCFARGHQLRDCTSTHSCFTCKGRHHTLLHRSPPNSENASSSTSPPTQQPPRPSSRNASASTSAVQTFFASGTSAVLLRTAIIDVCHLGTNYRARALIDSGSEATFISERLFNLIKLPFRNTQTQVSGLNHSVSAKSSKLCHFGFRSPTKPGLQLDTEAYVLPELSGKLPSYPIPRNSLKDLPALRWADPTFFESSQIDVLIGADILPSIMMDGTQQNICGFADFQGKFWEVEDLPVKMVKESDSYCERNFLQTTTKDASGRYVVTLPFRDPENTGSDLGYSRSIALAQFLRNENRLKRDFPLKEQYDSVIQEYLDLGHMKEVPPTHNSPSYHLPHHAVVKPESTTTKLRVVFNASSPSANGTSLNDILHAGPVLQFDLTIQVLKWRYFQYVFSADITKMYRQIWVDPKHTPFQRILFRNKEGDIRDFELKTVTFGVNCAPFLAIRILQQLAEDIQVPFPNASRIIQQHMYVDDVLAGANSVNEA, encoded by the exons ATGCCCCTAGAGGGAGACAAGAAAAAGACACCCGCACctggaaaagaacaaaagttcAACCCGCAATCTCCGCTATCCACTCGCGGTAAGCCAGCACCCAAGTCCGTTAGTCCCAGGGTCAAAACCGCGACTTCCActccgaaagcaaaggttttgccatcgaCCAGTTCGAAGACAACTCCTAGGATTGTCATTTCCCGACCAGTGACGCGAGCGTCTAGTGAGTCTTCTTTATCGAGAAAATCCGAGAGTCCCTCCGCTGTCGGGACTGATTTCCTCCGCGTCACACGCTCTAccacaaagaaaatggcatCCTCTGAGCAGCCAACGCCCGCAACCGCAGCGTTGCATAAATTCATCGCCGTCAGCGATCGCGTAAGCCTTTTCGAAGCGAAGATCAACACTCCTGATCAAGCCTCTCCGTCCCTACACACGTTACAAGTCCGTCTGCAACAGGTGCGAGCCTTATGGGACAAAGTGGAAAGAGAGTACGAAACATGCTCTGACCTAATGGCCCAAGAAGGATCCCTCGACACAGTGTCTATTCTCCAGGCCAAATATGACTACTGCTACTCAGTATACGAGTCATGTGCAGCACAAATTGGCGAAACAATCGACAAAGCAACGGCTCAAGTCGCGCAAGCACCCTCTCAGCCGCTAATTTCGTCCGGCTGCCGCTTACCTCCATGCGACACGGAAGTCTTCGATGGCGACTACCTCCGATGGCCCACTTTCCGGGACCTATTCACGGCAATTTACGTAAACAACCCCAGGCTGACTCCGGTCGAGAAGCTATTCCATCTCCTAacgaaaacaagtggcgaAGCGAAAGCCATCGTGGCGAAATCTCCTCTCGCGAATGATGGTTTTGCTTCAGCGTGGGAGGCGCTTCGAGATCGGTTCCAAAACAAGCGACTTTTAGTCAACAGCCAGCTCAAGCTCCTTTTTAACTTGAGTTCAATTTCGCAAGAATCTGGTCATGCTCTAAAAGAGCTACAATCCACGATTCAGGGGTGTTTAACAGCACTAGCGCATTCCCAGGTATCCACAGAAAACTGGGATTGTctcttggttttcctttgcgCGAGCAAACTGCCCAAGCAGACCCTGTCCTTATGGGAACAGTCGCTAACTGCCAAATCCGAGATCCCAGCTTGGGAAGAAATGAATGCCTTCCTGAGCGAAAGGTATCGGACATTGGAAGCCATCGAAGATATGAAACCGACTCAGGCAGTTCCAAAAAGGCTTCAATCCTTCGAGACAAAGGTCAGCACCAAACAGAAAGGGTGTGACTTATGTTCTAAGGAGAACCATCCGGTCAGATTGTGCCCGCGTTTTCTTCAAATGTCTGTTGACTCGCGCTCCggctatataaaaaagaagcagctatgtctgaattgttttgccagaGGTCACCAGCTACGCGactgcacaagcacacacagctgctTTACATGTAAGGGCAGGCACCATACGCTGCTGCACCGCAGCCCCCCAAATTCCGAAAATGCGAGTTCCTCAACCTCGCCCCCTACACAGCAACCTCCGAGACCCTCCAGCAGAAATGCATCGGCAAGCACCTCAGcggtgcaaacttttttcgcGTCCGGCACTTCAGCCGTCCTACTGAGAACAGCGATCATTGACGTGTGCCATTTGGGGACGAACTACCGAGCCCGAGCCTTAATCGACTCGGGATCCGAGGCGACGTTCATTTCAGAACGCCTGTTCAACCTCATCAAGTTGCCATTCCGCAACACCCAGACCCAAGTCTCCGGGTTAAATCATTCCGTCTCCGCGAAATCCTCGAAGCTGTGTCACTTCGGGTTTCGCTCTCCTACTAAGCCAGGTCTACAGTTAGACACTGAAGCGTACGTCCTTCCGGAGCTCTCAGGCAAACTGCCCTCCTATCCGATCCCTCGGAATTCTTTGAAGGACCTGCCCGCACTCCGCTGGGCAGATCCTACCttttttgagagctctcaaattGATGTACTGATCGGGGCTGACATTCTACCATCCATAATGATGGATGGCAcccaacaaaatatttgcggaTTTGCCGATTTCCAAGG CAAgttctgggaggtggaggatctaCCAGTAAAGATGGTAAAAGAGTCGGACTCCTATTGTGAAAGGAACTTcctccaaacaacaacaaaagacgcaAGCGGGAGGTACGTGGTGACGCTCCCGTTCCGGGACCCCGAGAATACCGGATCCGATTTAGGATATTCAAGATCCATTGCGTTAGCTCAGTTTCTTAGAAacgaaaatcgtttaaaaagagactttcccttaaaagagcaatatGACAGCGTGATCCAGGAGTACCTGGATCTGGGTCATATGAAAGAAGTTCCGCCGACTCACAATTCTCCCTCGTATCATCTTCCTCATCACGCGGTAGTTAAGCCCGAAAGCACCACtacaaagcttcgcgttgtattCAACGCTTCAAGTCCGTCGGCAAATGGGACCagcttaaatgatatccttcatgctggtcCAGTCCTACAATTCGATCTAACGATCCAGGTCCTGAAATGGCGTTATTTTCAATACGTCTTCAGTGCAGACATTACGAAAATGTATCGTCAGATCTGGGTCGATCCAAAGCATACCCCGTTTCAAAGAATTCTGTTCCGAAACAAGGAAGGAGACATCCGAGACTTTGAACTAAAAACAGTTACCTTCGGGGTCAACTGCGCCCCCTTCCTCGCCATTCGAATCTTGCAACAGCTGGCAGAGGATATCCAAGTGCCATTTCCAAATGCCAGCCGCATCATCCAGCAGCACATGTACGTCGACGACGTTCTGGCAGGGGCGAATTCCGTAAACGAAGCCTAA